Part of the Apus apus isolate bApuApu2 chromosome 28, bApuApu2.pri.cur, whole genome shotgun sequence genome, AGACAAATACCCTGAGGGTGTGGCTCACCTTTCCAGACCACACCAGCTCTCAGATAGCTAAGCTTGTATGATttgaatgaaaataagaaaccatttgtatttcttcacaCTGCTGTTTCACACAACTGCATTGATTAATCCTGCAGTTTAATCCAGCCAGAACAGCAGCTTTGGGTGGTTGACTTGTGATAAATAGTTTGGGAGAATCTCTcgagctttctttttttggcagggGTCTCTTTCACTATGACCTTTCTCATGTAACAGTCTGATAATTGCTAGAAACAGACAGGACTGAAACTGGAAATCCACCAGTTTAACTTTCTCTTTGTAATTAGCTGCATTTGTGCCATTTTCATGCAGCTTTAGCTCATGTCCAATTAAATGTGTAACGAATAATATAATAAATGTATCATGTCTAATCTCTTCTGGGTGTTTCTTTGGAAGTGTACTGGATAACCACATGGAATGTGTTCCTCAGGTATCCCTGTCTGAGAGTGAAGATTCCCAGGACTCCTCAGACAGCATTGGCTCCTCACAGAAAGCTCGAGGCATCTTAGCCCGGCGCCCGTCGTACCGGTGGGTCCCAAAAGTGTTCATTCCAAAAGCTCTTTGTTCAAAACTTCAGTGTTCATTCTTGTCATACACAACAGGGGTAGTGCCTTCTAACTGTTGGTGCAGTAATTGGTAGGTTTTGCTTGCTGGTAGAGCTGAtaaactctttcttttttaatagaaaaattctgaaagatcTTTCTTCTGAAGATACACGGGATAGAAAAGGAGATGAGGAGAGTCCTGGGGTCTCCACTGTCACCTCTATGTCCGTCCCCACGCCCATCTACCAGACCAGCACTGGACAGTACAGTATGTGATACAAAATATCTGCCTAACAGGACGTTCAGCTTgtctaaaaatacagtttttgatACATACTTGACTAAGATGAAGCTCAAAAGCTTTGGCTGTTTCTCTAACAGCCAGTAAAGTTAGCTCTGCTATTATGTGGGAATAGACTGGGATCTAAGGACTCCAGATAAATTCATTAACTTTTCCAGACACTCAGGGGATGTTGATATGAAATATGTAGCAACCTTCTAGTGTTAGATTTAGTCTAGAATGTAAGATCAGTGAAGATACCACTGTATATGTCACAGGGCCACAGCAAAAGGTGTTCCTGGGGTATCAGGGAGGCAGCAAAACAAAGGATTTGTGCCTTTGATTTTATCACCTGGTGTTCATTGTGCTTGTGAACCAAAAAGCCACCTGCTctggcacctggagcacctctccccATCCTTGCTCTCTGAGCAGGGTGTTGGTGCTGCTGTTTCTCACTTCCCACCCTCACACCTTTGCCCATCTGGGTTTTTGCCCCTTAAGTCTGTTTCCACAGAGCTGTGGCCAGAGCTGGTGTCTCCCCTCCTTGCAGAGGCCACCCCTGCACTGTCCTCTCTCACCACTCACAcccaccacagcccagcagcaagaTCTGACACTGAAGGTGGTGGAAGATAAAACCCTTTCAGCCCGGCAGGATttcccagcactgggagcagatgtgcagctgcagatgtTCCTTTATCTGTGTGTTATCAGGTGCAGCTACAAATGATCTCAtgtatgtttcttttccttcaagtTGCCATTGCTGCCAACGGGTTGCAGCTGGCCAGCCCGGGGGCAGAGggggtgcaggggctgcagacACTCACCATGACCAACACGGGGGGTTCCCAGCCCGGGACCACCATCCTGCAGTACGCGCAGACATCGGACGGTCAGCAGATCCTGGTGCCCAGCAACCAGGTGGTAGTGCAGAGTGAGTACTGCTCCCCCAGGGGCCAGATACCCACAgaattgctttggttggaaaagaccttaagatcactgagtccaactatCAACTtgacactgacaagtccttaactacATCCCTGCATACCATGTGTTAAACCCTTCCAgaggtggtgactccaccactgccctgggcagcctgttccaatgcctgacaaccctctcagtgaagaaattcttcccaacatccaatctaaaacccccctggcacaacttgaggccatcacctcttgtcctgtcacttgcaACTTCATTGAATAGCCCAgtccccacctctttacaacctcccttcaggcagttgtagagagtgaggaggtcacccctcagcctccttttctccaggctgaacatccccagctccctcagctgctccaaacccttcatcagcttcgttgcccttctttggGGGCGCGTCGTTAACGCGAGCTTAACCTTCTAATGCCACCACGTTTTGGTGTCTTGTGCTGTTGTCACAACAGCTGCCTCAGGGGACATGCAGACCTACCAGATCCGCACCACCCCAaccaccacctccctccctcAGACCGTGGTGATGACATCTCCTGTCACTCTGACGTCGCAGACCAGTAAGACCGATGATCCACAGCTGAAACGGGAAATCAGGCTGATGAAGAACAGGTATGGGAGTGCACCTGGGCTCCCTCTCTCTGTTAGTTTCACCTGCTGAACTGTCTCTTCAAGGGACAGATGATGAGTCTTGTGAGCTGATGGTGCCACCAGGCTGGTGTGCTGCATCCAGCCACTAAAACCAGTGGGAATTGCCACCAAACCCTGCTGCGTTTTCTGTCTCATGCAGTTTGGAGAGAACATGAGATGTTTTCCCTGCAGATTGGCTGTGTTACCAGATACTGCTAAATTTCATGCTCTCCACTGATCCTTGTGTAAttttcatagaaccatggaatggtttgggttggaaggaccttaaagctcatctagatccaaccccctgcatgggcagggccacctgccaccagcccaggttgctccaagccccatccaacctgcccttggacacttccagggatggggcagtcacagcttccctgggcaacatgttcaTGGCTGCTCTTTCCTCTCATGTTGGCCCATGTCACAACGTTG contains:
- the ATF1 gene encoding cyclic AMP-dependent transcription factor ATF-1 isoform X2, whose amino-acid sequence is MSLRGPAPLTVVQLPGEQVQVQGVIQTAQSSSVIHSPQVPTVQVSLSESEDSQDSSDSIGSSQKARGILARRPSYRKILKDLSSEDTRDRKGDEESPGVSTVTSMSVPTPIYQTSTGQYIAIAANGLQLASPGAEGVQGLQTLTMTNTGGSQPGTTILQYAQTSDGQQILVPSNQVVVQTASGDMQTYQIRTTPTTTSLPQTVVMTSPVTLTSQTSKTDDPQLKREIRLMKNREAARECRRKKKEYVKCLENRVAVLENQNKTLIEELKTLKDLYCHKSV
- the ATF1 gene encoding cyclic AMP-dependent transcription factor ATF-1 isoform X1 — encoded protein: MMEELHKGSSNSSVTPPQPAAVQGTTLQAAQLSHIAQQMSLRGPAPLTVVQLPGEQVQVQGVIQTAQSSSVIHSPQVPTVQVSLSESEDSQDSSDSIGSSQKARGILARRPSYRKILKDLSSEDTRDRKGDEESPGVSTVTSMSVPTPIYQTSTGQYIAIAANGLQLASPGAEGVQGLQTLTMTNTGGSQPGTTILQYAQTSDGQQILVPSNQVVVQTASGDMQTYQIRTTPTTTSLPQTVVMTSPVTLTSQTSKTDDPQLKREIRLMKNREAARECRRKKKEYVKCLENRVAVLENQNKTLIEELKTLKDLYCHKSV
- the ATF1 gene encoding cyclic AMP-dependent transcription factor ATF-1 isoform X3: MMEELHKGSSNSSVTPPQPAAVQGTTLQAAQLSHIAQQVSLSESEDSQDSSDSIGSSQKARGILARRPSYRKILKDLSSEDTRDRKGDEESPGVSTVTSMSVPTPIYQTSTGQYIAIAANGLQLASPGAEGVQGLQTLTMTNTGGSQPGTTILQYAQTSDGQQILVPSNQVVVQTASGDMQTYQIRTTPTTTSLPQTVVMTSPVTLTSQTSKTDDPQLKREIRLMKNREAARECRRKKKEYVKCLENRVAVLENQNKTLIEELKTLKDLYCHKSV
- the ATF1 gene encoding cyclic AMP-dependent transcription factor ATF-1 isoform X4, with the translated sequence MSVPTPIYQTSTGQYIAIAANGLQLASPGAEGVQGLQTLTMTNTGGSQPGTTILQYAQTSDGQQILVPSNQVVVQTASGDMQTYQIRTTPTTTSLPQTVVMTSPVTLTSQTSKTDDPQLKREIRLMKNREAARECRRKKKEYVKCLENRVAVLENQNKTLIEELKTLKDLYCHKSV